The following is a genomic window from Candidatus Omnitrophota bacterium.
TTTATAACGTAATACAGCTAAAAGGTATGAGACAAAGACGTCCGCATGCAGGTTCCAGGGATGTCTTTTTTGTTATTTGTCCAAGTGCTGTTTAAGTGCCTGGAAAATAGGCACTGACAGCATAAAAAAGAGGCGGTATGAAGATAACAAGCAGGGAAGTCCTGGCAGACAGTCAAGGGGTAAGCATCGTAAAGCTCGTCATTCAATCGCCGGCTATCGCCGCGAAGGCAAAGGCAGGGCAATTCGTCGTTCTTATGGTGAAGGAAGAGGGAGAGAGGATACCCTTGACTATTGTAGAGGCAGACCCCGGGAAAGGCACCGTAACACTCATTGTGCAGGAAGCGGGGTTGACTACAAAGTTGTTGGCCGGGGCCAAGGCAGGGGATTCTCTCTATTCGATCGTGGGCCCGTTGGGGCATCCCACTGTGATCAAGAACTATGGGAAGGCCATCCTTGTCGGCGGCGGCGTGGGCATAGCCGAGATCTACCCTGTAGCTAAGGCGCTGAAAGGCGCCGGCAACCATGTGACGGTGATAATCGGTTCGCGCGCGAAAGGACTGTTGATCCTTGAGCGCGAGTTAAAGGCGGCCGCTGATGATTGCATTGTAATGACCGACGATGGCTCCTATGGCCGCAAAGGATTTGTGACAGAAGCGCTCAAAGAGCTCCTTGAGAGGTCAAAATATGGCCTGGTCTATGCCGTGGGCCCCATACCGATGATGAAGGCCGTTTCCGGGGTGACAAGGCCTTTTGGGGTCTTTACCTTGGCCTCGCTTAACGCTCTGATGGTTGACGGCACGGGCATGTGCGGCTGCTGCAGGGTGAGCGTGGGCGGGAAGGTCAAGTTCAGCTGCGTTGACGGGCCGGAGTTTGACGCCGGACAGGTTGATTGGCAGGAGTTATCAAGCCGCAACAGTATATATAACGAAAAAGAGAAACATATTTGCCGCCTTAGAAACGCGGGGTAAAAGCGCGAT
Proteins encoded in this region:
- a CDS encoding sulfide/dihydroorotate dehydrogenase-like FAD/NAD-binding protein, whose translation is MKITSREVLADSQGVSIVKLVIQSPAIAAKAKAGQFVVLMVKEEGERIPLTIVEADPGKGTVTLIVQEAGLTTKLLAGAKAGDSLYSIVGPLGHPTVIKNYGKAILVGGGVGIAEIYPVAKALKGAGNHVTVIIGSRAKGLLILERELKAAADDCIVMTDDGSYGRKGFVTEALKELLERSKYGLVYAVGPIPMMKAVSGVTRPFGVFTLASLNALMVDGTGMCGCCRVSVGGKVKFSCVDGPEFDAGQVDWQELSSRNSIYNEKEKHICRLRNAG